A DNA window from Pseudomonas tohonis contains the following coding sequences:
- a CDS encoding DsbA family protein: MCSWCWGFAPVADALAEQARAAGVPMHLVAGGLRTGQGASLDPNTRRYILEHWHAVHDATGQPFRFDGALPDGFVYDTEPVCRALVAARSLHEEATWPLVKLIQHAFYAEGRDVTQAAVLVALAETAGIPRIEFAEAFDGAAAHQATAEDFTWVQDLGIAGFPTLLAERDGQLALLTNGYQGLEELAPLLARWLERATHA; encoded by the coding sequence ATGTGCTCCTGGTGCTGGGGCTTCGCCCCGGTCGCCGACGCCCTCGCCGAGCAGGCCCGCGCGGCTGGCGTACCGATGCACCTGGTGGCCGGTGGCCTGCGGACCGGGCAGGGCGCCTCGCTCGATCCCAACACCCGGCGCTACATCCTCGAGCACTGGCACGCCGTGCATGACGCCACCGGCCAGCCCTTCCGTTTCGACGGGGCGCTGCCGGACGGCTTCGTCTACGACACCGAGCCGGTGTGCCGTGCGCTGGTGGCGGCTCGCAGCCTGCACGAGGAGGCGACCTGGCCGCTGGTCAAGCTGATCCAGCACGCCTTCTACGCCGAGGGCCGCGACGTGACCCAGGCGGCGGTGCTGGTGGCGCTGGCCGAGACGGCCGGCATCCCGCGCATCGAGTTCGCCGAGGCCTTCGATGGCGCCGCCGCGCACCAGGCCACCGCCGAGGACTTCACCTGGGTGCAGGATTTGGGCATCGCCGGCTTCCCCACGCTGCTCGCCGAGCGCGACGGCCAGCTGGCGCTGCTGACCAACGGCTACCAGGGCCTGGAGGAGCTCGCGCCGCTGCTGGCCCGCTGGCTGGAGCGCGCGACCCATGCCTGA
- a CDS encoding rhodanese-related sulfurtransferase, which produces MSRIVVAALYKFVSLKDYVALREPLLKTLVENDIKGTLLLAEEGINGTVSGTREGIDALLAWLKVDPRFADLDHKESYCDEQPFYRTKVKLKKEIVTLGVPGVDPNQRVGTYVEPQDWNALISDPEVLLIDTRNDYEVAIGTFEGAVDPKTKSFREFPDYIRQHYDPAVHKKVAMFCTGGIRCEKASAYMLGEGFEEVFHLKGGILKYLEEVPEAETRWRGDCFVFDNRVTVRHDLSEGDFDQCHACRNPISVEDRQSPHYAPGISCPHCWDSLSEKTRAGARERQKQIELARQRNLPHPIGRNPRQPMES; this is translated from the coding sequence ATGTCCCGGATCGTCGTCGCGGCGCTCTACAAGTTCGTCTCCCTGAAAGATTACGTCGCCCTGCGCGAACCCCTGCTCAAGACCCTGGTCGAGAACGACATCAAGGGCACGCTGCTGCTGGCGGAGGAGGGCATCAACGGCACCGTCTCCGGCACGCGCGAGGGCATCGATGCGCTGCTGGCCTGGCTCAAGGTCGACCCGCGCTTCGCCGATCTCGACCACAAGGAGTCCTACTGCGACGAGCAGCCGTTCTATCGCACCAAGGTCAAGCTGAAGAAGGAGATCGTCACCCTGGGCGTGCCCGGCGTCGATCCCAACCAGCGCGTCGGCACCTATGTCGAGCCGCAGGACTGGAATGCCCTGATCAGCGACCCCGAGGTGCTGCTGATCGACACCCGCAACGACTATGAAGTGGCCATCGGCACCTTCGAGGGCGCGGTCGATCCGAAGACCAAGTCCTTCCGCGAGTTCCCCGACTACATCCGCCAGCACTACGACCCGGCTGTGCACAAGAAGGTCGCGATGTTCTGCACCGGCGGCATCCGTTGCGAGAAGGCCTCGGCCTACATGCTGGGTGAAGGCTTCGAGGAGGTCTTCCACCTCAAGGGCGGCATCCTCAAGTACCTGGAAGAGGTGCCCGAGGCCGAGACCCGCTGGCGCGGCGACTGCTTCGTCTTCGACAACCGCGTCACCGTGCGCCACGATCTTTCCGAAGGCGACTTCGACCAGTGCCACGCCTGCCGCAACCCGATCTCGGTCGAGGATCGCCAGTCGCCCCACTACGCACCCGGCATCAGCTGCCCGCATTGCTGGGACAGCCTGAGCGAGAAGACCCGCGCCGGCGCCCGTGAGCGGCAGAAGCAGATCGAACTGGCCAGGCAGCGCAACCTGCCGCACCCGATCGGTCGCAACCCGCGCCAGCCCATGGAGAGTTGA
- a CDS encoding BolA family protein has product MSMRDRILAAFAALEPQHLEVLDESHMHSRGLETHYKAVIVSPVFAGLNAVKRHQKAYGSLGELMGQFHALALHTYTPEEWAAQGAAPDSPTCKGGSKHDH; this is encoded by the coding sequence ATGAGCATGCGTGATCGAATCCTCGCCGCGTTCGCGGCCCTCGAGCCCCAGCACCTGGAGGTGCTGGACGAGAGCCACATGCACAGCCGCGGCCTGGAGACCCACTACAAGGCGGTGATCGTCAGCCCGGTGTTCGCCGGGCTCAACGCGGTCAAGCGGCACCAGAAGGCCTATGGCTCGCTGGGTGAGCTGATGGGGCAGTTCCATGCCCTGGCCCTGCACACCTACACCCCCGAGGAGTGGGCCGCGCAGGGCGCCGCACCGGATTCGCCCACCTGCAAGGGTGGCAGCAAGCACGATCATTGA
- a CDS encoding DUF2059 domain-containing protein produces MTKLRVLCTAVLIACASGQALADAASHAANAERFLKLAHADKLTVPVYGQVQQMFAQRFEQSGAPADKKAALESYQAKANTALDKAVGWDKLKPELVKIYTTNFTEPELKDLIAFYESPLGKKVLEKMPTLTAQSAQLTQSRLEAAVPEVNKLLADMTSELAPKDQKK; encoded by the coding sequence ATGACCAAGCTTCGCGTACTTTGCACCGCCGTCCTGATCGCCTGCGCCAGTGGCCAGGCGCTGGCCGATGCCGCCAGTCATGCCGCCAACGCTGAGCGCTTCCTCAAGCTCGCCCACGCCGACAAGCTCACCGTGCCGGTCTACGGCCAGGTGCAGCAGATGTTCGCCCAGCGCTTCGAGCAGAGCGGCGCGCCGGCGGACAAGAAAGCCGCGCTGGAGAGCTACCAGGCCAAGGCCAACACCGCCCTGGACAAGGCCGTGGGCTGGGACAAGCTCAAGCCCGAGCTGGTGAAGATCTACACCACCAACTTCACCGAGCCGGAACTGAAGGACCTGATCGCCTTCTACGAATCGCCCCTGGGCAAGAAGGTCCTGGAAAAGATGCCGACCCTCACCGCGCAGTCCGCCCAGCTGACCCAGTCGCGCCTGGAAGCGGCCGTGCCGGAAGTGAACAAGCTGCTGGCCGACATGACCAGCGAACTGGCCCCCAAGGACCAGAAGAAGTAA
- a CDS encoding DUF2804 domain-containing protein — MTSHISALVPHGSATLCDPQGRLDPSAIGWSNRPRLDCAMPGNVGRRKRWNHWCITTPQWVLSLTLADLDYIGYCAAYFLDMETGLAVNHSQLRLFGRGCRLPDTPLESYEFQHPRLHLKVDEHPGRARITVAVPDIGGQPLQAALDVLRPLHLDSVNLVVPFPGRGFHASSRQLGLPASGSVQLGNRHFDCQAGQSFAALDFGRGVWPLHSQWTRAAFATSGGIAGNFGAGWTDASGLTENALWFGGELSKLDRPVRIEQAQSNPLAPWQLGTECNRVQLTFTPRQLHQANPRLGPLYAETRQWFGRFDGVLRGPTGERVPVDNAMGWLGTTRARW, encoded by the coding sequence ATGACTAGCCACATCTCTGCCCTGGTGCCGCACGGGTCGGCCACGCTGTGCGACCCCCAGGGCCGGCTGGACCCGTCCGCCATCGGCTGGTCGAACCGCCCGCGCCTGGACTGCGCGATGCCCGGCAACGTCGGCCGGCGCAAACGCTGGAACCACTGGTGCATCACCACCCCGCAGTGGGTGCTGTCGCTGACCCTCGCCGACCTCGACTACATCGGCTATTGCGCGGCCTATTTCCTCGACATGGAAACCGGCCTCGCGGTGAACCACTCCCAGCTGCGCCTGTTCGGCCGGGGCTGCCGCCTGCCCGACACACCCCTGGAAAGCTATGAGTTCCAGCACCCGCGCCTGCACCTGAAAGTGGACGAGCACCCGGGACGGGCGCGCATCACCGTCGCCGTGCCCGATATCGGCGGCCAGCCCCTGCAGGCCGCGCTCGACGTGCTGCGCCCGCTGCACCTGGATTCGGTGAACCTCGTCGTCCCCTTCCCCGGCCGCGGCTTCCACGCCAGCAGCCGCCAGCTCGGCCTGCCCGCCAGCGGCAGCGTGCAGCTGGGCAACCGCCACTTCGACTGCCAGGCCGGGCAGAGCTTCGCCGCCCTCGACTTCGGCCGTGGCGTCTGGCCCCTGCACAGCCAGTGGACCCGCGCCGCCTTCGCCACCAGCGGCGGCATCGCCGGCAACTTCGGAGCCGGCTGGACCGACGCCAGCGGCCTGACCGAGAACGCCCTGTGGTTCGGCGGCGAGCTGTCCAAGCTGGACCGCCCGGTGCGCATCGAACAGGCCCAGAGCAACCCTCTCGCGCCCTGGCAGCTGGGCACCGAATGCAACCGCGTGCAGCTCACCTTCACCCCGCGCCAGCTGCACCAGGCCAACCCCCGCCTCGGGCCGCTCTATGCCGAGACCCGCCAGTGGTTCGGCCGCTTCGACGGCGTGCTGCGCGGCCCCACCGGCGAACGCGTGCCGGTGGACAACGCCATGGGCTGGCTCGGCACCACCCGCGCACGCTGGTAA
- a CDS encoding class II fumarate hydratase: MSRTETDSLGPVEVAEDAYWGAQTQRSLENFAIGVERMPLAVVHGLALIKKAAARVNGRNGTVSPDIARLIEQAADEVLAHRHDDQFPLVVWQTGSGTQSNMNVNEVIAGRANELAGGQRGGKSPVHPNDHVNHAQSSNDSFPTAMHIAVARAVNDELLPALAELTGGLAEQAARHAHLVKTGRTHMMDATPITFGQELSAFVAQLDYAERAIRNALPAVYQLAQGGTAVGTGLNAPHGFAEAMAAELAALAGLPFVSAPNKFAALAGHEPLVALSGALKTLAVALMKIANDLRLLGSGPRGGLAEVRLPANEPGSSIMPGKVNPTQCEALSMLACQVIGNDTTISLAASQGHLQLNVFKPVIAHNLLQSIRLLADGSRNFQRHCVAGMEPDAARMAEHLERGLMLVTALNTHIGYDKAAQIAKKAYGEGTTLREAALALGFVSAEDFDAWVRPETMLEAGQHG; encoded by the coding sequence ATGAGCCGTACCGAAACAGACAGCCTGGGGCCGGTCGAAGTCGCCGAAGACGCCTACTGGGGCGCCCAGACCCAGCGCTCGTTGGAGAACTTCGCCATAGGCGTAGAACGCATGCCGCTGGCGGTGGTGCACGGCCTGGCCCTGATCAAGAAGGCCGCCGCGCGGGTCAACGGCCGCAACGGCACCGTCTCCCCGGACATCGCCCGGCTCATCGAACAGGCGGCGGACGAAGTGCTCGCCCACCGCCACGACGACCAGTTCCCCCTGGTGGTGTGGCAGACCGGCAGCGGCACCCAGAGCAACATGAACGTCAACGAGGTCATCGCCGGTCGCGCCAACGAACTGGCCGGCGGCCAGCGCGGCGGCAAGAGCCCGGTGCACCCGAACGACCACGTCAACCACGCGCAGAGTTCCAACGACAGCTTCCCCACCGCCATGCACATCGCCGTGGCCCGGGCGGTGAACGACGAGCTGCTGCCGGCCCTCGCCGAACTCACCGGCGGCCTCGCCGAGCAGGCCGCGCGGCATGCCCACCTGGTGAAGACCGGGCGCACCCACATGATGGACGCCACGCCCATCACCTTCGGCCAGGAGCTCTCCGCCTTCGTCGCCCAGCTCGACTACGCCGAGCGCGCCATCCGCAACGCCCTGCCGGCGGTCTACCAACTGGCCCAGGGCGGTACCGCCGTCGGCACCGGGCTCAACGCGCCCCACGGTTTCGCCGAGGCCATGGCGGCCGAGCTGGCGGCGCTGGCCGGGCTGCCCTTCGTCTCGGCGCCCAACAAGTTCGCCGCCCTTGCCGGGCACGAGCCGCTGGTGGCGCTCTCCGGCGCGCTGAAGACCCTCGCCGTGGCGCTGATGAAGATCGCCAACGACCTGCGCCTGCTGGGCTCCGGCCCCCGTGGTGGCCTGGCGGAAGTGAGGCTGCCGGCCAACGAGCCGGGCAGCTCGATCATGCCCGGCAAGGTCAACCCGACCCAGTGCGAGGCGCTGTCGATGCTCGCCTGCCAGGTGATCGGCAACGACACCACCATCAGCCTCGCCGCGAGCCAGGGCCACCTGCAGCTCAACGTGTTCAAGCCGGTGATCGCCCACAACCTGCTGCAATCCATCCGCCTGCTGGCCGACGGCTCGCGCAACTTCCAGCGCCACTGCGTGGCCGGCATGGAGCCCGACGCGGCGCGCATGGCCGAGCACCTGGAGCGCGGGCTGATGCTGGTCACCGCGCTCAACACCCACATCGGCTACGACAAGGCCGCGCAGATCGCCAAGAAGGCCTACGGCGAGGGCACCACCCTGCGCGAGGCGGCGCTGGCGCTGGGCTTCGTCAGCGCCGAGGACTTCGACGCCTGGGTCCGCCCGGAAACCATGCTGGAGGCCGGCCAGCATGGTTGA
- a CDS encoding NAD(P)H-dependent oxidoreductase codes for MVEATKHGATPLEGDGKRILMIFGSPKDNSLCNALGEAYAQGARSEGHVVRLLKLGEMAFDPVLHQGYDQSQALEPDLLEAQRQIHWAEHLVFVYPVWWGGVPALLKGFFDRVFLPGFAFRYRGVRSWEKLLEGRTADLLVTLDTPPWYFRWIYGAPGHRQMTRTILGFCGIKTRRLAEFAPVRSSSEEQRQAWLRKAETLGTRN; via the coding sequence ATGGTTGAAGCCACCAAGCACGGCGCCACGCCCCTGGAAGGCGACGGCAAGCGCATCCTCATGATCTTCGGCTCGCCCAAGGACAACAGCCTGTGCAACGCCCTCGGCGAAGCCTATGCCCAGGGCGCGCGCAGCGAAGGCCACGTGGTGCGCCTGCTCAAGCTGGGCGAGATGGCGTTCGACCCAGTGCTGCACCAGGGCTACGACCAGAGCCAGGCCCTGGAGCCGGACCTGCTGGAGGCCCAGCGGCAGATCCACTGGGCCGAGCACCTGGTGTTCGTCTACCCGGTCTGGTGGGGCGGCGTGCCGGCCCTGCTCAAGGGCTTCTTCGACCGCGTGTTCCTCCCCGGCTTCGCCTTCCGCTACCGCGGCGTGCGCTCCTGGGAAAAATTGCTGGAAGGCCGCACCGCCGACCTGCTGGTGACCCTGGACACGCCGCCCTGGTACTTCCGCTGGATCTACGGCGCCCCCGGGCACCGGCAGATGACCCGCACCATCCTCGGCTTCTGCGGCATCAAGACCCGCCGCCTGGCCGAATTCGCCCCGGTGCGCTCCTCCTCCGAGGAACAGCGCCAGGCCTGGCTGCGCAAGGCGGAAACCCTGGGGACCCGCAACTAG
- a CDS encoding DMT family transporter produces the protein MHISSGRWLYGLFLALVTAVLWGILPIKLKEVLKVMDPVTVTWFRLLVSGSLLFVWLAATRRLPRFKPLGRKGGGLVALAIAGLLGNYVLYLIGLKMLSPGTTQLVIQVAPILFLIGSLFIFKESFSLGQALGLAVLVLGFGLFFNQRLDELLTSLGTYTTGVLIVLAAAFVWTFYGLAQKQLLTVWNSMQVMMVIYLGCAALLTPWVAPLEALQLSPLQGWLLLACCLNTLVAYGAFAEALAHWEASRVSATLAITPLVTFASVALAASLWPDHVVPEQLNGIAYGGALLVVLGSALTALAPSLVRGWKARQARAL, from the coding sequence ATGCACATTTCTTCCGGCCGTTGGCTCTACGGCCTGTTCCTCGCCCTGGTCACCGCCGTGCTCTGGGGCATCCTGCCGATCAAGCTCAAGGAAGTGCTGAAGGTGATGGACCCGGTGACCGTCACCTGGTTTCGCCTGCTGGTTTCCGGCTCGCTGCTGTTCGTCTGGCTCGCCGCGACCCGCCGGCTGCCGCGCTTCAAGCCGCTGGGGCGCAAGGGGGGTGGGTTGGTTGCGTTGGCCATCGCCGGGCTGCTGGGCAACTACGTGCTCTACCTGATCGGCCTGAAGATGCTCAGCCCCGGCACCACGCAACTGGTGATCCAGGTGGCGCCGATCCTGTTCCTGATCGGCAGCCTGTTCATCTTCAAGGAGAGCTTCAGCCTCGGCCAGGCGCTCGGGCTGGCGGTGCTGGTGCTGGGCTTCGGGCTGTTCTTCAACCAGCGCCTGGATGAGCTGCTCACGTCCCTCGGCACCTACACCACCGGGGTGCTCATCGTGCTGGCGGCGGCCTTCGTCTGGACCTTCTACGGGCTGGCGCAGAAGCAGCTGCTGACGGTGTGGAATTCCATGCAGGTGATGATGGTGATCTACCTCGGCTGCGCCGCGTTGCTGACGCCCTGGGTGGCGCCGCTGGAGGCGCTGCAACTGTCGCCGCTGCAGGGCTGGCTGCTGCTGGCCTGCTGCCTGAACACCCTGGTGGCCTATGGCGCCTTCGCCGAGGCGCTGGCCCACTGGGAGGCTTCGCGGGTCAGCGCGACCCTGGCCATCACCCCGCTGGTGACCTTCGCCTCGGTGGCCCTGGCCGCCAGCCTCTGGCCCGACCACGTGGTGCCCGAGCAGCTCAATGGCATCGCCTACGGCGGCGCGCTGCTGGTGGTGCTGGGCTCCGCGCTGACCGCCCTCGCGCCCTCGCTGGTGCGCGGCTGGAAGGCGCGTCAGGCCCGCGCGCTGTAA
- a CDS encoding DUF6316 family protein — protein sequence MFGQRTVDAAAGTHYRSDRVSAVNGQYFFATREGTLEGPYFTRADAEREIAFYIRRMMQADDIIASRL from the coding sequence ATGTTCGGGCAACGCACCGTGGACGCCGCAGCCGGCACCCATTACCGCAGCGACCGCGTCAGCGCGGTGAATGGGCAGTACTTCTTCGCCACCCGCGAAGGCACCCTGGAAGGCCCCTACTTCACCCGCGCCGACGCCGAGCGCGAGATCGCCTTCTACATCCGCCGCATGATGCAGGCCGACGACATCATCGCCAGCCGCCTCTGA
- a CDS encoding thiolase family protein encodes MREVVIVDSVRTGLAKSFRGKFNMTRPDDMAAHCVNALLARNDLDPALVDDCVVGAGSNEGAQGHNIGRNVAVLSGLGIGVAGMTLNRYCSSGLQAIAIAANQIASGCSDVMVAGGVESITLTLKSINQDNFVNPRLKLEHPGIYYPMGQTAEIVARRYNVSREAQDLYALQSQQRTARAQAAGLFDDEIVPMNVKYGVEDKATGEKKILEGVVDRDDCNRADTTLEGLASLKPVFSEDGSVTAGNSSQLSDGASMTLLMSLDKAIELGLKPRAFFRGFTVAGCEPDEMGIGPVYSVPKLLKARGLSVDDIDLWELNEAFASQCLYARDHLGIDNEKYNVNGGSISIGHPFGMTGSRQVGHLVRELQRQGKRYGIVTMCVGGGMGATGLFEAVR; translated from the coding sequence ATGCGTGAAGTGGTGATAGTCGACAGCGTTCGGACCGGCCTGGCCAAGTCCTTCCGTGGCAAGTTCAACATGACCCGGCCGGACGACATGGCCGCCCACTGCGTGAACGCCCTCCTTGCGCGCAACGACCTGGACCCGGCGCTGGTGGACGACTGCGTCGTCGGCGCCGGCTCCAACGAAGGCGCCCAGGGCCACAACATCGGCCGCAACGTGGCCGTGCTGTCCGGCCTGGGCATCGGCGTCGCCGGCATGACCCTGAACCGCTACTGCTCCTCGGGCCTCCAGGCCATCGCCATCGCCGCCAACCAGATCGCCTCCGGTTGCAGCGACGTGATGGTCGCCGGCGGCGTCGAGTCCATCACCCTGACGCTGAAAAGCATCAACCAGGACAACTTCGTCAACCCGCGCCTGAAGCTGGAACACCCCGGCATCTACTACCCGATGGGGCAGACCGCCGAGATCGTCGCGCGCCGCTACAACGTCAGCCGCGAGGCGCAGGACCTGTACGCCCTGCAGAGCCAGCAGCGCACCGCCCGCGCCCAGGCCGCCGGCCTGTTCGACGACGAGATCGTGCCGATGAACGTGAAGTACGGGGTCGAGGACAAGGCCACCGGCGAGAAGAAGATCCTCGAGGGCGTGGTCGACCGCGACGACTGCAACCGCGCCGACACCACCCTGGAAGGCCTGGCTTCGCTGAAGCCGGTGTTCTCCGAGGACGGTTCGGTCACCGCCGGCAACTCCTCGCAGCTGTCCGACGGCGCCTCCATGACCCTGCTGATGAGCCTGGACAAGGCCATCGAGCTGGGCCTCAAGCCCCGCGCCTTCTTCCGTGGCTTCACCGTGGCCGGCTGCGAGCCGGACGAGATGGGCATCGGCCCGGTGTACTCGGTGCCCAAGCTGCTCAAGGCACGCGGCCTGTCGGTGGACGACATCGACCTGTGGGAACTGAACGAAGCCTTCGCCTCGCAGTGCCTGTATGCCCGCGACCACCTGGGTATCGACAACGAGAAGTACAACGTCAACGGCGGCTCGATCTCCATCGGCCACCCCTTCGGCATGACCGGTTCGCGCCAGGTCGGCCACCTGGTGCGCGAGCTGCAGCGCCAGGGCAAGCGCTATGGCATCGTCACCATGTGCGTGGGCGGCGGCATGGGCGCCACCGGGCTGTTCGAAGCGGTGCGCTGA
- the pap gene encoding polyphosphate:AMP phosphotransferase: MFESAEIGHSIDKETYDKAVLELREALLEAQFELKQQARFPVIILINGIEGAGKGETVKLLNEWMDPRLIHVESFLMPTDEELSRPPQWRFWRKLPAKGQTGIFFGNWYSQMLHARVEGDIKDGRFDQAIESAERFERMLCDEGALIFKFWFHLSKKQLKQRLKDLEKDPQRSWKLNPLDWKQSETYDRFVRFGERMLRRTSRDYAPWYVVEGIDENYRSLSVGRIILEGLQAALKRKDRPVPQPHAAPLVSSLDHRSLLDSLDLSLKLGKDDYKEQLATEQARLAGLMRDKRFREHALMAVFEGNDAAGKGGAIRRVTGALDPRQYRTVPIAAPTEEERAQPYLWRFWRHVPPRRQFTIFDRSWYGRVLVERVEGFCSEADWLRAYSEINDFEEQLHDHGIVLVKFWLSIDKDEQMARFKEREETSFKRYKITEEDWRNRDKWDLYVDAVGDMVDRTSTELAPWTLVEANDKRYARVKVLRTINEALEQAFRKG; encoded by the coding sequence ATGTTCGAATCTGCGGAAATCGGTCATTCCATCGACAAGGAAACCTACGACAAGGCCGTGCTGGAATTGCGCGAGGCGCTGCTGGAGGCGCAGTTCGAGCTGAAGCAGCAGGCGCGTTTCCCGGTGATCATCCTGATCAACGGCATCGAGGGGGCCGGCAAGGGCGAGACGGTGAAGCTGCTCAACGAGTGGATGGACCCGCGCCTGATCCATGTCGAGAGCTTCCTCATGCCCACCGACGAGGAGCTGTCGCGCCCGCCCCAGTGGCGCTTCTGGCGCAAGCTGCCGGCCAAGGGGCAGACCGGCATCTTCTTCGGCAACTGGTACAGCCAGATGCTCCACGCGCGGGTCGAGGGCGACATCAAGGACGGGCGTTTCGACCAGGCCATCGAGTCCGCCGAGCGTTTCGAGCGCATGCTCTGCGACGAGGGCGCGCTGATCTTCAAGTTCTGGTTCCACCTGTCCAAGAAGCAGCTCAAGCAGCGCCTCAAGGACCTGGAGAAGGACCCGCAGCGCAGCTGGAAGCTCAACCCGCTGGACTGGAAGCAGAGCGAGACCTACGACCGCTTCGTGCGCTTCGGCGAGCGCATGCTGCGCCGCACCAGCCGCGACTACGCGCCCTGGTACGTGGTCGAGGGCATCGATGAGAACTACCGCAGCCTCAGCGTCGGCCGCATCATCCTCGAAGGCCTGCAGGCCGCGCTCAAGCGCAAGGATCGCCCGGTGCCGCAGCCCCACGCGGCGCCGCTGGTCTCCAGCCTGGACCACCGCAGCCTGCTCGACAGCCTCGACCTGAGCCTGAAGCTCGGCAAGGACGACTACAAGGAACAGCTGGCCACCGAGCAGGCGCGCCTGGCCGGGCTGATGCGCGACAAGCGCTTTCGCGAGCACGCGCTGATGGCGGTGTTCGAGGGCAACGACGCCGCCGGCAAGGGCGGGGCCATCCGCCGCGTCACCGGCGCCCTCGACCCGCGCCAGTACCGCACCGTGCCCATCGCCGCGCCCACCGAGGAGGAGCGCGCCCAGCCCTACCTGTGGCGCTTCTGGCGGCACGTGCCGCCGCGCCGGCAGTTCACCATCTTCGACCGCTCCTGGTACGGCCGCGTGCTGGTGGAGCGGGTCGAGGGCTTCTGCTCCGAGGCCGACTGGTTGCGTGCCTACAGCGAGATCAACGACTTCGAGGAACAGCTGCACGACCACGGCATAGTCCTGGTGAAGTTCTGGCTGTCGATCGACAAGGACGAGCAGATGGCGCGCTTCAAGGAGCGCGAGGAAACCTCCTTCAAGCGCTACAAGATCACCGAGGAGGACTGGCGCAACCGCGACAAGTGGGACCTCTACGTGGACGCGGTGGGCGACATGGTCGACCGCACCAGCACCGAGCTGGCGCCCTGGACCCTGGTGGAGGCCAACGACAAGCGTTACGCCCGGGTGAAGGTGCTGCGCACCATCAACGAGGCGCTGGAGCAGGCGTTCAGGAAGGGCTGA